The following proteins are encoded in a genomic region of Vibrio tasmaniensis:
- a CDS encoding ABC transporter substrate-binding protein yields MKYKLSSVFLLVAAASGNANAGECGSVTIADMNWNSATLIANIDQFILEHGYGCDAELIPGDTMPTGTSMIEKGQPDVAPELWSNSLKDALDKGVQEKRLRYAGKALVNGGEEGFWVPAYLVKQYPEMATIEGVRKNASLFKHPEDPDTSAFYSCPAGWNCQISAGNLFNALELEDSGFTIVDPGSSAGLSGSIAKAYEREEAWFGYYWAPTAVLGKYDMVKVDFGSGVNEQEFLTCTTKEDCDSPKATMYPPSPVHTVTTEDFASRAPEAYDYFTKRGFTNDKMNSLLAWMEDNQADGEEASIHFLSEFPEIWHPWVSQEVAKKVEAEL; encoded by the coding sequence ATGAAATACAAGTTAAGCTCCGTATTTTTGTTAGTAGCAGCAGCCAGCGGTAATGCTAACGCTGGAGAATGTGGCAGCGTAACAATTGCAGATATGAACTGGAACTCTGCAACACTGATCGCCAATATCGACCAATTCATCCTAGAACATGGTTACGGTTGCGATGCTGAACTTATCCCTGGCGACACCATGCCAACAGGCACATCCATGATTGAGAAAGGTCAGCCTGACGTTGCACCTGAACTTTGGAGCAACAGCTTAAAAGATGCATTGGATAAGGGTGTCCAAGAAAAACGTCTTCGCTACGCAGGTAAAGCACTTGTGAATGGCGGTGAAGAAGGTTTTTGGGTTCCAGCTTACTTAGTTAAACAATACCCAGAAATGGCAACCATCGAAGGTGTACGTAAAAACGCTAGCTTGTTTAAGCACCCTGAAGACCCAGATACATCAGCATTCTACAGTTGCCCAGCAGGCTGGAACTGTCAGATCAGCGCCGGAAACTTGTTTAACGCTCTTGAGCTCGAAGACAGCGGTTTCACGATTGTTGATCCAGGCTCGAGTGCCGGCTTATCTGGCTCTATCGCAAAAGCTTATGAACGCGAAGAAGCTTGGTTTGGTTACTACTGGGCACCAACTGCCGTTCTAGGTAAATACGACATGGTTAAAGTTGACTTTGGCAGTGGTGTTAATGAGCAAGAGTTCCTAACTTGTACCACTAAAGAAGACTGTGATTCACCTAAAGCGACCATGTACCCGCCTTCACCAGTGCACACAGTCACTACAGAAGACTTCGCATCGAGAGCACCAGAGGCTTACGACTACTTCACTAAACGTGGTTTCACTAACGACAAAATGAACTCACTTCTTGCTTGGATGGAAGACAACCAAGCGGATGGTGAAGAAGCGAGTATCCATTTCTTGAGTGAGTTCCCGGAAATATGGCACCCATGGGTTTCTCAAGAAGTGGCTAAGAAAGTTGAAGCAGAGCTGTAA
- a CDS encoding sigma-54-dependent transcriptional regulator, with the protein MRPKVLLVEDSTSLAVLYKQYVKDEPYDIFHVETGAEAKTFIERHSPQLVILDLKLPDMPGEEVLDWISESEIPTAVIIATAHGSVNIAVDLIQRGAEDFLEKPIQADRLKTSVRLHLKRAKLENLVDDIQSKFDRDRFHNFIGSCLPMQAVYKIIDSVAPTTASVFINGESGTGKEVCAEAIHQESQRNGKPFVAINCGAIPRDLMESEIFGHVKGAFTGATTDRKGAAMLAHGGTLFLDELCEMELEMQKKLLRFLQTGTFTPLGGNREIKVDVRIICATNRDPLVEVEEGRFREDLYYRVHVVPIEMPPLRERGRDIVTLANHFLKLYAKQDKKKFKTIDKETQNLFKRYVWPGNVRQLQNIIRNIVVLNNETSVTKDMLPPPINRVDAAPASKSVTPIRAAAPQAAVVEAPEAKLPPITPEELEQSSVVPANNDPITPAFTTSEGAIRPMWQIEREAIQHAINHCDGNVLNAAVLLELSPSTVYRKKQAWESEDEYNQA; encoded by the coding sequence ATGCGCCCTAAGGTATTGTTAGTTGAAGACTCCACATCACTCGCCGTACTCTACAAGCAGTACGTAAAAGACGAGCCCTACGATATTTTCCACGTCGAAACCGGCGCGGAAGCGAAGACCTTCATTGAAAGACACTCACCACAGCTTGTTATTCTCGATCTTAAGCTGCCCGACATGCCAGGTGAAGAAGTACTTGATTGGATTAGCGAAAGTGAAATACCAACCGCCGTCATCATCGCGACAGCACATGGCTCAGTAAATATTGCTGTAGATCTCATCCAGCGCGGTGCGGAAGATTTCTTAGAAAAGCCAATTCAAGCCGATCGACTTAAGACCTCTGTCCGCTTGCATTTGAAACGAGCTAAGCTAGAGAACCTCGTTGATGACATACAAAGCAAGTTTGATCGTGACCGCTTTCATAATTTCATTGGCTCTTGCCTACCTATGCAAGCTGTCTACAAGATCATTGATTCGGTAGCGCCAACCACTGCTAGCGTGTTTATTAACGGCGAAAGTGGTACGGGTAAAGAAGTGTGTGCGGAAGCGATTCATCAGGAGAGTCAGCGTAACGGCAAGCCCTTCGTTGCCATTAACTGTGGCGCTATCCCTCGAGACCTAATGGAGAGTGAAATCTTCGGTCACGTTAAAGGTGCGTTTACCGGTGCAACAACCGACCGTAAAGGCGCGGCGATGCTAGCGCATGGTGGCACCCTATTTCTCGATGAGCTTTGCGAAATGGAACTGGAGATGCAGAAGAAGCTCCTACGATTTCTGCAAACTGGCACGTTTACTCCACTCGGTGGTAATCGCGAGATTAAAGTGGATGTCAGAATTATCTGCGCGACCAACCGCGACCCACTGGTTGAGGTCGAAGAAGGACGCTTTAGAGAAGACCTTTACTATCGTGTTCACGTTGTACCTATCGAGATGCCACCGCTTCGTGAACGAGGACGTGACATTGTGACTTTAGCTAATCACTTTTTGAAGCTGTACGCGAAGCAAGACAAGAAGAAGTTCAAAACCATAGACAAAGAAACGCAGAATCTGTTTAAACGTTATGTGTGGCCAGGTAACGTGCGTCAGTTGCAAAACATCATCCGTAACATCGTGGTGTTGAACAACGAAACGAGCGTGACCAAAGACATGTTACCGCCTCCGATTAATAGAGTAGACGCAGCTCCAGCCTCAAAATCAGTGACACCTATTCGAGCAGCTGCGCCCCAAGCTGCTGTTGTGGAAGCACCAGAAGCTAAGTTGCCACCTATTACTCCGGAAGAGTTGGAGCAATCCTCAGTTGTCCCCGCTAACAACGACCCGATCACGCCCGCATTTACGACAAGCGAAGGTGCTATTCGTCCAATGTGGCAAATAGAGCGCGAAGCCATTCAACATGCCATCAATCATTGCGATGGGAATGTGTTAAACGCTGCCGTTCTGTTAGAGCTTAGCCCTTCTACTGTTTATCGTAAGAAACAGGCTTGGGAATCGGAAGATGAGTACAATCAAGCCTAG
- a CDS encoding P-loop NTPase family protein, with translation MTISAIQAEVEQLYLASELNGQKSICVTACHSGDGVTSIATALAERFLLAGHSTLYVDLNLYNPAFKDLNMLEDNQQGQLIEHVESHRTFIGVPAPQVASTQLAYKDPTTLQKVVNKWLEKYDRVIIDTSPLLNINKGNIPAQSVASACDSTLMVVAYGETSSHHLEQAKKLLDAQSINLMGCVMNMKQTPSFAQELVRQINRMKFLPTKLRDRLANKLYQNEFLNLPM, from the coding sequence ATGACTATTTCAGCAATCCAAGCAGAAGTAGAACAACTGTATCTAGCTTCTGAACTTAACGGACAGAAATCGATTTGCGTGACCGCCTGCCACTCAGGTGACGGGGTAACGTCCATTGCAACTGCATTAGCCGAGCGCTTTCTTCTTGCCGGTCATTCTACGCTTTATGTTGACCTTAATTTATACAATCCTGCTTTTAAAGATTTGAACATGTTGGAAGACAATCAACAGGGACAGTTAATTGAACATGTTGAGTCTCATCGTACGTTTATCGGAGTCCCAGCACCTCAAGTTGCATCAACACAATTGGCTTATAAAGATCCGACTACGTTACAAAAAGTGGTGAATAAATGGTTAGAGAAATACGATCGAGTCATCATCGACACCTCTCCGCTTCTCAACATAAACAAAGGCAACATTCCTGCGCAGTCTGTTGCGAGTGCCTGTGACAGCACATTGATGGTTGTCGCCTATGGTGAAACGTCAAGTCATCACCTAGAACAAGCGAAAAAGCTGCTTGATGCGCAGAGTATCAATCTTATGGGTTGTGTGATGAACATGAAACAAACACCTAGCTTTGCACAAGAGTTGGTAAGACAAATCAATCGAATGAAATTCCTTCCTACTAAACTTCGCGATAGGTTGGCAAATAAGCTGTATCAAAATGAGTTTTTAAACCTGCCGATGTAA
- a CDS encoding Hpt domain-containing protein, which yields MNTTVTSDTTADPNSQEVSELVDESVLEQMIRDTSADIIPILIDHYVEESQTRLVAIKEAVAQNDAQTLEFEVHTLGSTALSLGNRPLGELARALEKQCLEQNHDTAFRQVDELLELAERSIKALLERKEAGFS from the coding sequence ATGAATACCACTGTAACGTCAGACACAACCGCAGACCCAAACTCACAAGAAGTTAGCGAGCTTGTTGATGAAAGCGTTCTAGAGCAAATGATTCGAGATACAAGTGCGGACATTATCCCGATCTTGATCGACCATTATGTCGAAGAATCACAAACACGCTTGGTCGCCATAAAAGAGGCTGTCGCTCAGAACGACGCTCAAACACTAGAGTTCGAGGTTCACACTCTCGGCAGCACCGCACTCTCATTAGGTAATCGCCCTTTGGGTGAGTTAGCTCGCGCTTTAGAGAAGCAATGTTTAGAACAGAATCATGATACGGCATTTCGACAAGTTGACGAATTATTAGAACTCGCAGAGCGTTCAATCAAAGCCTTGCTTGAAAGAAAGGAGGCAGGCTTCAGTTAA
- a CDS encoding ABC transporter permease — protein sequence MADTNWLSSFPEMERADLRTIKKTLDGAYREFSREYGEMIESLFDPLLSFLVWFEKLLISTPWIIVLAVCTSLVYAASRSWKLALGCVVSLLLIGYFGMWEDTMRTLSIITVCTLVSIFLGIPIGIAMARSNRAQSIVTPMLDIMQTMPAFVYLIPVVMLLGIGKIPGLIAVVIYAIPPVIRLTNLGIRLVDKEVLEAATAFGASKKQRLWGVQLPLAMPTIMAGINQTIMMALSMVVIASMIGVKGLGQPVLKSITNQYFTLGLMNGFAIVALAILFDRASQAYARRTNAHLGGLKHD from the coding sequence ATGGCTGACACCAATTGGTTATCAAGCTTTCCAGAGATGGAACGCGCTGATTTACGAACCATAAAAAAGACGCTAGATGGCGCATACCGTGAATTCTCTCGTGAATACGGTGAAATGATTGAATCTCTATTTGACCCTCTTCTTTCATTCCTTGTTTGGTTTGAAAAACTTCTTATCTCAACCCCTTGGATTATAGTCCTCGCCGTTTGTACTAGCCTTGTCTATGCTGCAAGTCGTTCTTGGAAACTTGCGTTAGGTTGTGTCGTTTCTCTGCTCCTTATTGGTTACTTTGGAATGTGGGAAGACACCATGCGGACGCTCAGTATCATCACTGTTTGTACCTTGGTTTCGATATTCTTAGGCATTCCGATTGGCATTGCGATGGCTCGCTCGAATCGAGCGCAATCTATCGTTACGCCGATGCTTGATATCATGCAAACCATGCCGGCATTCGTTTACTTGATCCCAGTGGTAATGCTACTCGGCATCGGTAAGATTCCAGGGCTGATCGCCGTGGTTATCTACGCGATTCCACCTGTAATTCGTTTAACCAACCTAGGCATACGCTTAGTCGACAAAGAAGTATTGGAAGCGGCTACCGCCTTTGGTGCGAGCAAAAAGCAACGCTTATGGGGTGTTCAACTCCCTCTAGCGATGCCAACGATCATGGCGGGTATCAACCAAACCATCATGATGGCACTGTCTATGGTTGTTATCGCATCAATGATTGGTGTTAAAGGCCTAGGACAACCGGTTCTTAAATCCATTACTAACCAATACTTCACATTAGGCTTGATGAATGGTTTCGCCATTGTGGCCCTAGCAATCCTTTTTGACCGCGCTTCGCAGGCGTACGCAAGAAGGACCAATGCGCACCTAGGAGGACTCAAGCATGACTAA
- a CDS encoding quaternary amine ABC transporter ATP-binding protein gives MTKPLIEISGLYKVFGPKPMSVMNRVQNGEHKEQILADTGHTVGLKEINLEINRGEIFVIMGLSGSGKSTLIRHFNRLIDPTQGKIMVEGIDVMSLNTKQLEEFRRHKMSMVFQRFGLMPHRTVVENVAYGLEVQGIKKEDRLAKANEWLETVGLKGYGKQYPAQLSGGQQQRVGLSRALCTNAEILLMDEAFSALDPLIRSEMQDQLIELQEKLHKTIVFITHDLDEALRLGDRIAILKDGELVQQGTPHEILLNPADDYVEAFVKDVNRARALTVETVMQPPLYRITSETIEGALAQMKMLKNDYAYHVTDDGYQGLVTQESLQDAVEDASVHDFSDEIYEEVPAVLPDAVIEEVLPDTMSCDYSLPVVDEEGNLKGELERSAVADIFSESSEEEVEADPKPKIDKAS, from the coding sequence ATGACTAAACCATTGATTGAGATTAGTGGCCTATACAAAGTGTTTGGGCCGAAACCGATGTCTGTTATGAACCGAGTTCAGAACGGCGAACACAAAGAGCAGATTCTTGCTGACACGGGTCATACCGTTGGTTTGAAAGAGATAAACCTTGAGATTAACCGTGGCGAAATCTTCGTTATCATGGGGCTTTCTGGCTCGGGTAAATCAACTCTAATTCGCCACTTCAACCGTTTAATTGACCCAACTCAGGGTAAAATCATGGTCGAAGGCATTGATGTAATGAGCCTCAACACCAAGCAATTAGAAGAGTTCCGCCGTCATAAAATGTCGATGGTATTCCAACGTTTTGGCTTAATGCCTCATCGCACCGTGGTAGAAAACGTTGCGTACGGGCTGGAAGTACAAGGCATCAAAAAAGAAGATCGTTTAGCAAAAGCCAATGAATGGTTAGAAACGGTGGGATTGAAAGGTTACGGCAAGCAGTACCCTGCCCAGCTTTCTGGCGGTCAACAACAACGTGTTGGGCTTTCGCGAGCACTGTGTACTAACGCTGAAATCTTATTAATGGACGAAGCCTTTTCGGCACTCGATCCTTTGATTCGAAGTGAAATGCAAGATCAGCTCATTGAACTGCAAGAGAAGCTCCATAAGACGATTGTTTTCATCACCCACGATTTGGATGAAGCACTCCGTCTCGGCGATCGAATCGCAATTTTGAAAGATGGCGAGTTGGTACAACAAGGCACACCACATGAGATTCTACTGAATCCAGCCGATGACTATGTAGAGGCGTTCGTTAAAGACGTAAACCGTGCTCGTGCATTGACGGTTGAAACGGTTATGCAGCCTCCTCTGTATCGAATCACTTCAGAAACGATTGAAGGTGCTCTGGCACAAATGAAGATGCTGAAAAACGATTACGCTTATCACGTAACGGATGACGGCTATCAAGGCCTAGTCACACAAGAGAGCCTACAAGACGCCGTTGAAGATGCCTCTGTTCATGACTTCAGTGATGAGATTTACGAAGAGGTTCCTGCTGTTTTACCAGATGCGGTAATTGAAGAAGTACTTCCAGACACTATGTCTTGTGACTATTCCCTTCCAGTTGTCGACGAAGAAGGTAATCTGAAGGGTGAATTAGAGAGAAGCGCCGTTGCTGATATCTTCTCTGAAAGTAGCGAGGAAGAAGTAGAAGCTGACCCAAAGCCAAAGATTGATAAAGCTTCGTAG